In Streptomyces camelliae, the sequence GGCGAATGCCCCGCTTCGGCACATTCGAGCAGGAGCTCCCGCATGGCGTCGATGACCTCCTGCCGGCCGCCGTAGCCGATGGCGAGGGTGACATGTGCTCCGGTGGTACAGCCCCGGGTGGCCTCCTCGGCGTGCTTCAGGGCGTGGGCGGTGGTGTCGGGGAGGCCGTCGACGGTTCCGGCGATGTGCACCCGCCAGCGGGCTGCCGGTTGCGCGAGCTTGGTGGTCACGACCCGTTCGATCAGCTCCATGAGGAAGGCGACCTCGCCGTCGTCGCGGCGGGCCAGGTTCTCGGTGGAGCAGACGAACACCGTGACGTGCCGGATGCCCAGCGTCTCGCACCAGGAGAGCACGTCGTCCACGCGGTCGGCGCCGAACTTGTGGCCGAGGCTGGGGTTCGTCATGCCCATCTGGCGGGCCCAGCGGCGATTGCCGTCCATGATCAGCCCCACGTGCTCGGGCAGCGGCCCCCTCTTGACCTGGCAGCGCAGGCGGCGGGCGTACAGGGCGTACAGCGGTCCGGTGAGCGGCACGGGTCCGGTCCTTTCGTCGGCGAAGCAGCGACCCGTCCAAGGTGACAGCTCCGCCGAGGAGGGCGTGGGCGAAGCCGAGGGCCACCGGCCTGGATAGTACATGCCGAGTACTACATACCGCGTACCATTAGGCGCGTCATAGCCGCGCGAGCCGCCATCCGAAGAGACAGCCCCGGTCGGCGAGGGCGCCGTCCGGGGCTGGTGTCAGGAGCATGTGGCCGTCGAGGGTGACCGCGGGTCAGCTGCCGTGGCCGTCATGCCGGACGGCACTGTGACCGTGAATTGCGGGTTTTCACGTTCTGTCGGGCCCACACGCCGTGTCACCTCCCACGCGGCCACCTGAAAGTGAGCAACGCGTGTGGGCCGATCAGAGCAGTCCGCCGGGCGTCAGCGCGCGGGAAGAGTCCGGGTGTGTTCGATGCGTACGGCGTCCAGGCTGCGCGGGTCGAGGCCCAGCAGCCGCAGGATCGTCGGGGCGATCTGGGTGGTGCGCACCGGGCTGTCGACGCGCACGCCGTGCGGGGCGGCGGCGCCGGAGACGACGAGCGGGACGTCGAGGTCGTCGGCGTGGGCGCCGCCGTGCTCGGCGATCTTGCCCTTGCCGCCGGTGTAGACGACGCCGTACTGGGTGACGCCGACGAGGTCGGGCACCCGGTCGTCGCCCGGGCGGGCGTGGAAGTAGCGGGCGGCGGCCGTGCCCGCGTACAGGGTCTGCAGACCGCTCGCGGTGAACGGCCGGGCCTTGCCGTCGATGCCGTTGCCCGTGCCGGACCGGGCGAGCAGGTAGGCCTTGGCGAAGTCGGCGGCGGCCTGGGACCGGTCGGTGAGCCAGATCAGCATGGCGTCGTCGTCCACCGCGTGGGCGACCAGGTCTCCGGCTCCGGGGTGGGCGGCCTTCCAGGCGGCGTTGAGACCGTCGAGCAGTGGCCCGTCGTCGATGCGGTTCAGCGCCGTGGGGTCGGTGGGCGACTGGCCGTGCTTGGCGGACAGGATCACCGTGGTGCTGTCGGCGAGGTGCCGCGTGCGCAGTTCGGTGAGGAGGGCGCCGACCTGCTGGTCCACGAAGTCGAGGTTCTTCGCCAGCAGCGGACCGGGCACGCCCTTGGCCTGGTAGCCGCCGGTCAGACCGTCGGAGGCGGGAAGCTTCTGGGCGGTCGAGACGGACTGGAAGTTCATGCCGAAGACGGCCGGGGTGCCGACCTTGTGGGTGCGGCTGTGGTCGTAGCCGTCGATCTCGTTGAGGACCGCGCGCACCTTGT encodes:
- a CDS encoding alkaline phosphatase family protein, encoding MSRRPVHSVRSVTAAAAALAAVGALTAAATPASAHAPVHPRAARHVLLLSVDGLHQADLAWYIARHPHSALARLAGGGVEYTHARTTNPSDSFPGMVGQLTGGDPGTTGVYYDDTYSSALLPAGTTKCAGVKPGAEVDLTEDLDKNQDSLDAGQGLSGLPGSILQMTGNPTTLLDPAKLPVDPKTCRPVYPHSYLRVNTVFEVARTAGLRTAWSDKHAAYDILNGPSGKGIQDLFTPEINSKAVGYAAGADWTKDNAGTEQYDGYKVRAVLNEIDGYDHSRTHKVGTPAVFGMNFQSVSTAQKLPASDGLTGGYQAKGVPGPLLAKNLDFVDQQVGALLTELRTRHLADSTTVILSAKHGQSPTDPTALNRIDDGPLLDGLNAAWKAAHPGAGDLVAHAVDDDAMLIWLTDRSQAAADFAKAYLLARSGTGNGIDGKARPFTASGLQTLYAGTAAARYFHARPGDDRVPDLVGVTQYGVVYTGGKGKIAEHGGAHADDLDVPLVVSGAAAPHGVRVDSPVRTTQIAPTILRLLGLDPRSLDAVRIEHTRTLPAR
- the uppS gene encoding polyprenyl diphosphate synthase, with the translated sequence MPLTGPLYALYARRLRCQVKRGPLPEHVGLIMDGNRRWARQMGMTNPSLGHKFGADRVDDVLSWCETLGIRHVTVFVCSTENLARRDDGEVAFLMELIERVVTTKLAQPAARWRVHIAGTVDGLPDTTAHALKHAEEATRGCTTGAHVTLAIGYGGRQEVIDAMRELLLECAEAGHSPADLAASLTVDDIARHLYTAGRPDPDLVIRTSGEQRLSNFLLWQSAYAELYFCEAYWPAFREVDFLRALRSYGARERRYGK